The Acidobacteriota bacterium region CATCAGCTCCAAAAGTCTTGTACCGATCTTTGTCCTAATACCCCGCTTCTGGCTCTTGTGTGCTTCACGGCATCCGGTTCATTGCGATGATCGATTCGTCCTGCAGAAAGTAAAACCTCCAGCCTGACCACGGCCAGTCGCCAGGCGAGCTGACCAGCCTGCGCGTCACCGGATTGTTGTGCATGTAATCGAGTTTTTTCAGTTGCTTCTGCTCAGCCTAGATAGTCATGTCGTAAAACCGCCGTTGCCACACGCGGCAGTTCGCCCCATCGTGCACGGTTGCGGGCAGAGAAAATCGCGCCAGTATTTTCCCGCACCATGCGTGGCGCCGCTCCTGCCCCAGAACCTTCAGAATAGACCGTGCCTTCCGCCCCTACAACCTCTGCATGATTTGAGAAGGGTTGGCATCCGCCGAGGGCCACACGAGCAGGTGGAAATGCTCGAGCATCAAGACATAGCCGAGCAGCCGGAATCCCACTTCGTCGTGCAACTCTGCCAGCGTGAGGACGAATTCGCGCTTGAAGCGCTCGGAATTGAAAACCGGGGTACGGCGATAGGTGCTGGTTGTCAAAAAGTGAATATAATTTCTGTCGTAGTATCGGGGTGGTTTCGACATCGCGTGATCCTAACCCGCTCGGCCTCGCTGAGCGCAGACATCAAAAATCAATATCTGCGCCACCCGCCGGAAGCCGATCCAGGCTACTGGGTAAATTCGATAACGATGCCGTTGATGCGTTTGTCGAAGCCTGTAAATTGCCCAAATATGGGAGAGGTGATGTTGTTATAAACTGCCGTGGGATTTTTTCGGCTGGTGGTGTTGATGGAATAGATGCCAAACCGGAAGGTATGGCCGCGATGGATATGAAACGGCAGTGGAAAATCTTTGTAGACCCGCCAGTTGAGCGAAAAGAAGATAGGATATCTCTGGCCGTTGGGCTCTCCCACGTAATTGTGGAGCTCGTCAACATTCGAATAGGGAAAGCCGGAGTGCAAATCGACCGAGGGACTCATGGTGATTTTCCAGGGAAGCTTGAACAGCCCGAAGCCGGTCAACCGATTGGGCACGTCAGAGGGCAGGTTGGCATAGACGTCGGGACGAATGACGGGGACTTCGAGTGGCACGAAGATGTTGTCCGTCGTGTTCAAATTTCCCAGGCTTTCGCTGCGGACGTAAGACATGCTCAGTTCAGCGTCCTCGCCGGCGCGGTAATCCACGGTGAATTCATACTCGTGATAGCGGGAACTTCCGCGGTTTGACAGCAGCATGACCCCTGTGCCATCGGGCTGGGCCATGGGATTGATGACGAAAAGGCTGGTCGTGTGGCTGTAGAGTGTACCGACTTTCGCCGTCAGCTTCCTGGTAAAGCGGCGGGAAAGCTGTGCGCGCCAAGTCAGGTTGCGCGGCGTGCTACCCAGGTCCGAACAATCGGGAAGGGCCTGGGGAACTCCCGATGATACTCGTGCACATCGATTGATGAAGGCCACGGAGGGCCCCATAGGGGAGCTGGCCAGGTCGAGCGGCGTAACAACGCGTATGGGATTGTTGGCAAAATCGGCAGCAAGCATTGGCATCCGGTCATAAAATATTCCAATGCCACCCTGGAGCACAGTCCTGGCCGACTGGTCGAGGGCGTAGACCATGCCGAGGCGCGGCGCAAAGTTTACCGGGTTTCCATCTGTCTCACCAAAATAACGCAGCCCGAGAGTTGCTGCCAGGCGATTGCTGAAGATCCAGTGGTCCTGGGCGAAACCAGCAACAGAAGTGTCATTGGCATTCAGATTTCCCGGGCCGGTGAAGTCAATCCGCTGTGCCGAAGATCCGTCGTTCCGGAGAATCTGGATCGGATGTGATTGGCTGCTGCCCGTGAAGTCGCGGTGAATGACGTCAGACCCGAACGACACTTCATGGCTGCCTGCCCATTGTTTGGCGGCCAGGTTGAAGACGGCCAGGCCCTCTTCCTGATGGCCGTTCCTGCCCCAGGTATTGAAGTAGTTGCCGCTGATTCCAGTGGGTGTCAGCAGCATATCCTCCGGGCCGTGTCCGTGCGCGTAACTCTCCAATCGAGTGAATTTGAAAATTGTGTGCAGAATGTTACCTGACTCGAACTGGTAGGTGTCGCTGCCGTCGATGGCATAGCCCTTTTGGCCGATGTCCGCCGTTGCAGAGCGCGGAATCAGGACATTGAGGTCGGCCCACTGGTAACGCCTGGGGAAGAGGTTGACGGTAAGGGACGCGACATGCCTCTGAGACAACAGGAACTGAAATTGCGAAATCGAGTTGTAGCCCTGGATCTTTTGGTTGTCATTGGGCCATGCGAGGCCACGCACGTCCGGCTTTCTCAGTTCATAAAGGAACGACTCAGCAAAATTAATTTTGTCCTTCCACAAGGGCCCCCCAAAATTGATGCGAGGCGTCACTTTGGCAAACCCGACAAGGTGACCCTCCTTGCCCCGCACACTGGGATTCAGGTCGTGCATGCCGAGTTGCCATTGGTTCGGCGGAGCTTTCAGTTCGATGTTGGTCATGCCACCGACAAATCCTCCGTACTGCGCCTCGAAAGGCGCCTTGTAGACGTCAAGGCTCTGGATCGCGTCGATCGGAACATCAATGGCATACGTTCCTGTAACGGGGTCAACGGCCTGCGCAGAATCCAGAAGCAGCATGCTCTGGCTTTCGGGAACGCCCTTGATGAAAAGCTTTCCGGTCTGGACTTGGAGAACTCCAGGCGTAACCGGTAGTTCCTGTTTGAATTCCTGCCGGACGACAGGGATGGTGAGAAGTTGCTTTGTTTGTAACGTCTGCGCTGCTGGGCTAGTTCCCTGGGTTGAAACAATTGGCGCGGATTCTCTCACCTCGATCTTTTGCTTGAGTTCCTGGAGTTGCATCTGGATGTCTTCGGTGAGTGTCTGGCCGGCCGTAATCGCGACTTTCCGGGTGACCGGCTTGAAGCCCTCCATGGTGGCATCCAGCGTGTAAGGGCCTGCTGGAATGTCATCGAGCTCAAATTCCCCCTTCTCGTTGGAATACGCCGTTTGGGGTGGGAGCCCTGGAGCGTTGGCCGTCAGCTTGATAGCCACTCCGCCGACTGGTATCGGCGGCCCCTGCGGATTCTTGGCCGCCGTGGTACCCCGAAGAGCGCCAGTCTCTATTTGTGCCGTAGCAAGGACCGGGGTCAACACAAGAGCGAATATGAATGCCGCCACCCACATGGTGTGACGGCCAGACAATTTGTGCTCTCGGCTTGCCGGCGGATTAAGCTCGGGGCGGGATGACGCCTGCATGATACCTTTGACCGAACGTTCCTTCTGGATCATTATGTGCCGGTAGAATTCTCTCATCAGTGGCGATTTGGCCGAAACTTTCTTCCTGTTCAATTTTGGAGTTGAGTGTTCGGCAGCATGCCTGGTTGCAGCGGGTGAGGACTTCTCCCGCTGTATTCTGCAGGCTGAACTTTCCGCAAACCCAATTAGAGTGGTAGGGGCGCCGACAGGCTCAGAATTACTAGGCCGCCACCCCCGGGAATGTCAGGTTGCCGACGCTCAGATGCCACTCAGTTATGCCGTGTTCTAGCTGGCCTGTAACTCAAAATTGCACTCCATCGACCTCAAAGCTCATGCTCATAATCTCGCCTGGTTCGAACCTTGGTGACTTTCGCGCCGGACGGTCTCTGTCCTGACTTGCTATTAACCTGACACCTTATGAGATGAAGCAGTTGACAAAACGGATGCGCCGACCTTTAAAAATGGCGCTCAACGAGAATTGACAATAGGGTCCAAAAACCTGTAAAAGTAGTTCATACCAAAATAGCAGCTTCCCATAGGCTTTAGTTTTGGTTCGACCCGTCCGTCAATGTGAGGATGCAACCTTAAGGATCCAATTATTGATGCTACCAGTTATGAACCGATTGAGGCAATTGCAGGTTTTCCCGAGGGACAGTTTTTTCGGCTACTGCCGTCCAGAGCCTTTGGCAGATGTTGGCCAGTCATTTATGGATTCGCGGGAAAGTAGAGCACAGCTGAGTCGCTTGTTTAGAAAATCTGTTAGCCTAAGATTGATTTGACTTTGTTTAGTGACCAATTGGAAAATATTCCCATTGTCAGGCCGGCACCGGTGCTTAATTCGCAGCTCTTGCAATTCACGCCTTAACCTTCGGGCGGAGGAACCTGAATGAGCGAAAAGTTGTTTATTTTTGACACAACCCTGCGTGACGGTGAGCAATCACCCGGGTGCAGTATGAACCTGGAAGAAAAGCTTGAAATGGCCCGTCAGCTTGACCGGCTGGGAGTGGATATTCTGGAAGCCGGATTTCCGATCGCTTCCCAAGGCGATTTTGACGCTGTAACCGCCATTTCCGCTGAGCTGCACCGGCCCACAATCGCCGCGCTTGCCCGCGCGAACCAGCTTGATATCGATCGTGCCTGGGCAGCCCTGAAGGGTGCGGCGAAGCCCAGGATTCACACGTTTCTTGCCACCTCAGACATTCATCTGAAATACAAGCTTCGCAAGACGAGGGAAGAAGTTCTCAAAATGATTTCCTGGGCGGTTGGCCATGCCAGTTCACTCTGCAAGGACGTTGAATTCTCTCCCGAAGATGCCGGCCGGACCGATCGAAGCTTTCTGATCGAGTGTTGCCACGTTGCCGTGGAAGCCGGCGCGACGGTGCTGAATTTGCCAGATACCGTGGGGTATTGTCTGGAACCCGAATACGAAAAGATGTTTGCCGACGTTAAGGCCAGGGTTCCCGGGATTGAGAAAGTGGTTTTGAGCACACACACGCATAATGACCTCGGCCTCGCGGTCGCCAATACTCTTGCAGGAATTCGTGGTGGGGCCCGGCAAGTGGAATGCACCATCAACGGAATCGGGGAGAGGGCAGGGAATGCGGCTCTCGAGGAAGTTGTGATGGCGGTATATGTGCGGCGTGACGTTGAACCTGTCCATACTGACGTTCACACGGAAGAGCTTTATGCAGCAAGCCAGTTGCTGACTCGCCTGACAGGCATGCAGGTGCAGAGGAACAAAGCCGTTGTGGGGAAGAACGCGTTCGCACACGAGGCGGGAATTCACCAGGATGGCTACCTGAAGAATGCCATTACTTACGAAATCATCTCCCCTGAAACAGTGGGTATGCCTGCCAACCATATCGTGCTTGGGAAGCACTCTGGCCGTCACGCACTGGCAAATCGTTACCGGGAATTGGGCTATGAGCTGACAAAACCGGAAATCGAGCGTGCCTATAATCTGTTCACACAGCTTGCAGACCGCAAAAAGAACGTTTACGACGAAGACCTGATCCGCATTGTGAACGAGGGCTTCGAGCACATAGCTGAGCTTTACAGGCTGAAGCTGCTGGAAAGCGTATCCAGCAGCGAGGGACGCTCGACGGCGACCATTGAGCTGGAACGTGATGGGCAACCCTTCCGGGAATCGGCTACTGCTGAAGGCCCGTGTGATGCTGCTTTCCGGGCGATCGACCGGATTACGGGAACGCCGGGCATAGTAGTTGATTTCTCTGTCCACTCCATCAGTGCAGGAGCAGACGGCACGGCCGAGGTTTCGATTCGCGCCCGATTCCAGGACAAGGAGTTTTCCGGTATATCTCGGAGCTCTAATGTAGTCGAGGCTGCCGCCCGTGCCTACTTGCAGGCTGCAAACAAGGGTGTTTATGAAATCCGGCGGGCCGTGAAGCAAGCTGCCGCTGAGGGTGGTTCTATACATGAGAACGAATTGGTGGATCGGCTTTTGCCCGGCGGTTATTGAGGCTCCCGATAGTTCACCGACCTGTTCTAAGACCAATGGTCGGGCTTGGACCTTGAGCACCGGCTCAGTCCACTATCGATAAATTCGGAGATTGTCCTCTGTGCATTTGTACGATCGTTAGCATGAGGGCCGACAAGAACTGTCATCCGGGAAGAGGGAAGTCTGTATGTATAACAGCTTGATAACACATGAGTTATATCAGGTACTTTCTCCCCTATAAGTGGCCCAATATCTTTCCACAACCTTAAGTTCAATTAAATCTTGTCCATTCGACTCCTGTTCGTGTAAGATGCCTGTTATCAAATGCATGCCATATTCAAAATAGCTGTCTTGCCGGGCGATGGAATTGGACCGGAGGTAACCGAAGAAGGTCTTAAGGTTCTCCGGGCAGTTGAGAGTGTCATCGGGCCCCAATTCCGCTTTCAAACTGGACTGATTGGCGGCTGCGCAATCGACGCTACTGCTGTGCCGCTTCCGCCAGAAACCATATCAATATGCAATCACGCACAGGCAGTTCTTCTGGGGGCCGTAGGGGGGCCTCGGTGGGATTCCCGGCGCCCGGATAGCCGGCCTGAGGCAGGACTCCTGCAGCTGCGGCAAAGACTCCGCGTTTATGCCAACCTGCGCCCGGCGCGCGTGCTTGACTCACTGGCAGGTGTCTCGGCCCTGAAGCCTGCCGTGGTACGCGGCACTGACCTGGTTATTGTTCGAGAACTGATGGGTGGAATTTATTTTGGCAATCCGCGCGGCATTTTTTCCAAAAATGGCGAGCGAATGGGCATAAATACGGAAATTTACCGCGAGCACGAAGTTGAGAGAGTGGCCCATCGGGCGTTTCAACTGGCGCGCCTGCGGCGACGCAAAGTCACTTCGGTTGACAAGGCAAACGTTCTAGAGAGTTCGAGACTATGGCGTGACGTGGTTACGCGGGTAGGCCAGTCCTACCCGGACGTCGAACTTAATCATCTTTACGTTGACAATTGCGCCATGCAGTTGATTGCAAAGCCGACCAGCTTCGACGTCATCCTTACCAACAACATCTTCGGCGACATTTTGAGTGACGAAGCGGCGATGCTGACAGGCTCGATTGGCCTATTGCCGTCGGCTAGCCTGGGAGAGCGGTGCGGCCTGTATGAGCCGGTACATGGGTCCGCCCCTGATATAGTCGGCAAAAAGCGTGCCAACCCCATTGCCACAATTGCCTCTGTCGCCCTTATGCTGCGGTATTCATTCCGAATGGGCCGGCCCGCGGCAGCCATTGAAGCGGCCATAGAAAAAGTCCTGAAGAGTGGTGCGCGAACGCCGGATCTGCCGGGTCGCAAGCGCCCTATTTCAACTTCGCGCATGGGGAACCTGGTTGCTGCTGAAACATCCCGGCTTTTGGCATCTTCGCGCTTCGGCCAGGGAGAGAAAACGTAAAGCTGCTTGATTTTCGGATAGCAGGGGAACAAATTTCACTGTAAAGGTGTGAAAACCGTACGGATCGGTTCCGGGAGGAAAGACGGTTGCAATCTCATTGGCTTTCGAGTTAATATGCAGAGCGACGGGGGGCGGCAGGCGGTTTTTTCGCCACAATTAGAATGGCAGGAGCACATTTATTATGTGGTGGGAAAAGGACAAAAAGTCGCAACCCGGTGTCCCATTAGCGCAGCCGACCGTTTCTGCACCCTCTAATCCTCCTAAGGTGGAAACCTCTATGCCTGAAAGCATTCGAAGAGATACAAGCGGAAGTTCTCAGAGCCAGGTGCAGGCCACTATTGGCCGTTCAATTGTTCTGAAAGGAGAACTGTCTGCAAACGAAGACCTCGTGATTGATGGGCAGTTCGAAGGAACTGTGAACCTCCAGGATCATTGTCTGACAGTGGGGTCAAACGGAAAAATAAAGGCTGAAATCCAGGCGCGGCAAGTAGTTATTTACGGGGCCGTGAATGGGAACGTGAGCGCACGAGAAAAAGTTGAAGTACGCCGGACTGGCAACGTAACCGGCGATTTGAGATCGGCTAGCGTGTCTATTGAAGAAGGGGCTTATTTCAAAGGCAGCATTGATATTCTGCGGGATTCAAAGCCGGAAGAACGTAAGCCAGTTAGCGCGGCGGCCACATCCAAACCTGGGAATTAAAAGAGCGGGCGTTTTTCTCGATTTGCAAGCGCGGCGTGCTTGCCGCCCTCCAGACAGTGTTCGTCTCTGTCTCGTGCGTGAATCGATTCTAGCGTGATCTCGCGCCGTACCAGGGTCTGCCGATGTTTTCAGTAAAAATGCAGGAGGCTTCCCACAAGAAACCTGCGTCAGGCCAGAGTCCTGCCGTTTCGAGCCAGGCCCTCCAGTGGATCTGGAACTATTTGCAGGATATTGAAACCCCTCACGTCCTGGATTGCGGCGCCGTCTCATCCGCAACAATAAATATTTTGATTAATCGGCAGGCCAAGGTGTATGTAGCGGATCTGATCGCTCCCTTACAGCGTGGCGACCCTACCCTCTGGCGGCAGGAGGACAAGCAAACCCTGTTCTGTACTGGCGAACTGCTCAAACGGTTACCTGCTATTCCTCCGGAAACTCTCAAGTTAATATGCTGCTGGCATCTGCTTGATCTTATTCCGCGGGACAATGTCCCTGAACTGGCCCGGCTTTTTCTCTCGCTGCTTGCCCCGGGCGGAATATTCTTCTGTTTCCTCCGCGAACCCAATCTTACGCAGGGCAAAGACAGCCGATGGTGGTTTGAGAGCCTCACCACGCTCCGGGAGGAAGGTGAGGGTGCCGGTATTTTTCCATACCCGCCTCTGACCAACCGTGAAATCGAAAGACTGACCGATGGCAGCGGCGTGAAGACATTTCTTACCCGTTCACATCGGCGGGAAGTTGTAGTCCTGAAAGCCCCGGAAGAGGCCTGAGTGAAATCATCAAGAATGTTCATCCTTGCGGCGCTGCTAGCTCTGGTGTCGGGTGCTCAACCCTTATCCGGGCAGGACCTGGTTGCAATGGCCCTGAGCAGTTTTCCTGCTGATACCATCCGGCTGGAATTCTCAAACCCAGCGACGCTGCGGAAACTTCCGAATTATGCTAGCTTGCGCGAACATTACCTGGGTCCGCGTCTCAAGGAGCTCGAAGATTCAATGGCTGAACTCGGCGTGGCGGAAACCGACATCGACCAGCTCGTTTTAGGCTGGAACTCTGATGGTTCAGACCTGAATCTTTACGGGTTTGCCGGGGGAAATTTCCGCTCCTCAATCCTTGATGCTCGAGCGGCTGAAAGAAATCTTCCTCCTCAAGAGATCGGCGGGAAGACCGGCTATTGCCTCGGCGCGGGCCTGGCGAGCCAATGCGTTGTCGTCCTGAGCCCCACGGAAGGCGCTTTTGGTACGCTCGCCACTCTCAGCCAGATTACGCAGGCGCTGAATGGAGGCGGCGATTCCATCGGGTCCAATGGCAGTTTTGCCAGGGCCGTCAAGCAGGAGCAAACAGGCGCCCCTATCTGGGGAGTTGCCGTCGCCTCTGCCGTGGCCTCTTGGTTTAAGGGCTGGATGCCCAGACAAAGCGCTATTGATATGGATTGGAACAAGGTGTTCCAGGGTGTCGATGCTCTTGGATATAAGATCCAGACCGGCAGCGACATCCAGTTGGATCTCGCTATGTTCTGTAAATCAGATGAATATGCGGGAAGCTTGCGGCAAGTGCTGGAAGGACTGAAGCTGGCTCAGCAGATAGCGTGGCAGAATCAATATCCCAGCAAATCCAACCCGTTCCAGAGGATGGACCTTTCACAGTCGGGTAGCCAGATTGGAATCAACGTGGTGGCAAATTACGGTGATATTGGCGGAAACGCGCCGTCGGCCTCCCAATAAAAGCGTTTCGAAAAGAAAGTTTGAGAATTTCTCAGACCAGGCCAGGAACCGTTAAGGAACTGAGTAGCCGAATGCTGCAACCCGTCAAGGGTGGCACATTCACGTTGCTGCCCCGCCTGAAAAAGAGTTCGTATCCCACCAATGCAGCAGCGCTTGCGGGGGCGGCTACGGTCAGCACGCTTGAGCCGGCAAATGCTACCTTGGCTGCTGTAAGACCTCCGACACCCACTGCCCCCGTGAGAAAGCTCCTCCAGGAATCCCGCCTGTGTCCGCGCACATGCCCTTCCGCGTCAAGAGTTCCCATCAGGTCCTTGGTTTTTTCGAGGTGAGTGATAATCGCTGACACCGCTACCATATGGCCGTCAGGCAGCGTTACGTGGTCAAACCGGAAGGCGATTTCACCATCGTGTCTCATCCAGCTTGGGCGACGAATTGAAGTGATATGCCCATCAAACAACGTTCCCTTGGGCAGGGCCATCTGGCCGTCGATATAGACCGGCTCGGTCATTTCAGCCGAGACCGGGTCATTAACATGGCTGACCAGCGTGTGCATTCCCGAAATGAGGCGTGCTTTGACGAGTGTCTCTGCAGGAATGGTCAACGCGGGTGAAGTTTCCGTATTGACATCTGCCGGGCTGAATACCCCGTCCCGGTGGGACAACGCCCCTCTGCCTGCTGCAGGGCACAACGGCGCCACCAGCAGGAGCGCTCCTAGAACGGCAACCAATCGTTGCATCGTTTTCCTCCTAACGCCCATAGGATGCTCTGTGCCTTGGGCGCCAGATATACAGCTATCTCCCATCCCGAACCAGCGCCGGATGGCCCTTTCCTGCCATGCAGGGCCGGGTTTCCTTGCAAGTCGCAGACTTCCGGCAAGAGCTAATATTGTAAGTCGATTTATCGCATGCATTTTCAAAAAGTTGTAAAATGAGTGTAAATACACATGCAGTTTTATGAACTGCACAAAAGCAAATTCCTGGCTAATGTTCCAACCCCATGAAAAGGCGTGTCTATTTTACCCCAGTTTGGTCACTTTGTCTGCTTGCGGGCCCTTCTGCCCCTGTACAATCTCGAATTCGACAGAGTCCCCCTCTTGAAGTGACTTGAATCCGTCGCCTTCAATTGCTGAATAATGGACAAAAACGTCGGACCCTTCTTCCTGCCCGATGAAGCCATAGCCCTTACTGTTATTAAACCATTTAACTTTACCTTGAAGTCGTGCCACTTCCATCCCTCCTTAATCGCTGAGTGTTAGTGGTCGTATGGCCCGGGGTTGGTCAAAAAACA contains the following coding sequences:
- a CDS encoding polymer-forming cytoskeletal protein yields the protein MWWEKDKKSQPGVPLAQPTVSAPSNPPKVETSMPESIRRDTSGSSQSQVQATIGRSIVLKGELSANEDLVIDGQFEGTVNLQDHCLTVGSNGKIKAEIQARQVVIYGAVNGNVSAREKVEVRRTGNVTGDLRSASVSIEEGAYFKGSIDILRDSKPEERKPVSAAATSKPGN
- the leuB gene encoding 3-isopropylmalate dehydrogenase, giving the protein MHAIFKIAVLPGDGIGPEVTEEGLKVLRAVESVIGPQFRFQTGLIGGCAIDATAVPLPPETISICNHAQAVLLGAVGGPRWDSRRPDSRPEAGLLQLRQRLRVYANLRPARVLDSLAGVSALKPAVVRGTDLVIVRELMGGIYFGNPRGIFSKNGERMGINTEIYREHEVERVAHRAFQLARLRRRKVTSVDKANVLESSRLWRDVVTRVGQSYPDVELNHLYVDNCAMQLIAKPTSFDVILTNNIFGDILSDEAAMLTGSIGLLPSASLGERCGLYEPVHGSAPDIVGKKRANPIATIASVALMLRYSFRMGRPAAAIEAAIEKVLKSGARTPDLPGRKRPISTSRMGNLVAAETSRLLASSRFGQGEKT
- a CDS encoding cold shock domain-containing protein; the encoded protein is MEVARLQGKVKWFNNSKGYGFIGQEEGSDVFVHYSAIEGDGFKSLQEGDSVEFEIVQGQKGPQADKVTKLG
- a CDS encoding TonB-dependent receptor, producing the protein MREFYRHIMIQKERSVKGIMQASSRPELNPPASREHKLSGRHTMWVAAFIFALVLTPVLATAQIETGALRGTTAAKNPQGPPIPVGGVAIKLTANAPGLPPQTAYSNEKGEFELDDIPAGPYTLDATMEGFKPVTRKVAITAGQTLTEDIQMQLQELKQKIEVRESAPIVSTQGTSPAAQTLQTKQLLTIPVVRQEFKQELPVTPGVLQVQTGKLFIKGVPESQSMLLLDSAQAVDPVTGTYAIDVPIDAIQSLDVYKAPFEAQYGGFVGGMTNIELKAPPNQWQLGMHDLNPSVRGKEGHLVGFAKVTPRINFGGPLWKDKINFAESFLYELRKPDVRGLAWPNDNQKIQGYNSISQFQFLLSQRHVASLTVNLFPRRYQWADLNVLIPRSATADIGQKGYAIDGSDTYQFESGNILHTIFKFTRLESYAHGHGPEDMLLTPTGISGNYFNTWGRNGHQEEGLAVFNLAAKQWAGSHEVSFGSDVIHRDFTGSSQSHPIQILRNDGSSAQRIDFTGPGNLNANDTSVAGFAQDHWIFSNRLAATLGLRYFGETDGNPVNFAPRLGMVYALDQSARTVLQGGIGIFYDRMPMLAADFANNPIRVVTPLDLASSPMGPSVAFINRCARVSSGVPQALPDCSDLGSTPRNLTWRAQLSRRFTRKLTAKVGTLYSHTTSLFVINPMAQPDGTGVMLLSNRGSSRYHEYEFTVDYRAGEDAELSMSYVRSESLGNLNTTDNIFVPLEVPVIRPDVYANLPSDVPNRLTGFGLFKLPWKITMSPSVDLHSGFPYSNVDELHNYVGEPNGQRYPIFFSLNWRVYKDFPLPFHIHRGHTFRFGIYSINTTSRKNPTAVYNNITSPIFGQFTGFDKRINGIVIEFTQ
- a CDS encoding 2-isopropylmalate synthase translates to MSEKLFIFDTTLRDGEQSPGCSMNLEEKLEMARQLDRLGVDILEAGFPIASQGDFDAVTAISAELHRPTIAALARANQLDIDRAWAALKGAAKPRIHTFLATSDIHLKYKLRKTREEVLKMISWAVGHASSLCKDVEFSPEDAGRTDRSFLIECCHVAVEAGATVLNLPDTVGYCLEPEYEKMFADVKARVPGIEKVVLSTHTHNDLGLAVANTLAGIRGGARQVECTINGIGERAGNAALEEVVMAVYVRRDVEPVHTDVHTEELYAASQLLTRLTGMQVQRNKAVVGKNAFAHEAGIHQDGYLKNAITYEIISPETVGMPANHIVLGKHSGRHALANRYRELGYELTKPEIERAYNLFTQLADRKKNVYDEDLIRIVNEGFEHIAELYRLKLLESVSSSEGRSTATIELERDGQPFRESATAEGPCDAAFRAIDRITGTPGIVVDFSVHSISAGADGTAEVSIRARFQDKEFSGISRSSNVVEAAARAYLQAANKGVYEIRRAVKQAAAEGGSIHENELVDRLLPGGY